From the Primulina tabacum isolate GXHZ01 chromosome 15, ASM2559414v2, whole genome shotgun sequence genome, one window contains:
- the LOC142525950 gene encoding uncharacterized protein LOC142525950 produces MKTPQNRQKSYTDQWRRDLEFAVGDHVFVNVTSMKGVMRFGKKGKFSPRYIGQFEILERVGTLVYRVSLPSNLAGVRNVFHVSMMRKYMLNPSHVLKYEPLQLTPKMFYEDIPTQILDRQKRRLRNKGLLWIRFVRLFTSKAEFGYGSRVVRTDGFIDGS; encoded by the exons ATGAAGACCCCACAGAACCGGCAGAAGAGTTACACAGATCAGTGGCGCAGGGATCTTGAATTTGCCGTAGGGGATCATGTGTTCGTGAATGTCACatcgatgaagggtgtgatgagatttgggaagaagggcaagTTCAGTCCTAGATACATAGGACAGTTTGAGATCTTGGAGAGAGTCGGGACACTCGTTTACAGAGTTTCATTACCTTCGAATCTGGCTGGAGTTCGTAATGTCTTCCATGTCTCTATGATGCGGAAGTACATGttgaatccttcgcatgtgctgaaatatgagccacttcagctgacaccaaAAATGTTTTACGAGGATATACCCACTCAGATATTGGATAGGCAGAAgaggaggctccggaacaag GGCCTGCTATGGATAAGGTTTGTGAGGCTGTTCACTTCAAAGGCAGAATTCGGCTATGGGTCGAGAGTTGTGAGGACCGATGGATTTATTGATGGTTCTTAG